The proteins below come from a single Pogoniulus pusillus isolate bPogPus1 chromosome 39, bPogPus1.pri, whole genome shotgun sequence genomic window:
- the OLFML3 gene encoding olfactomedin-like protein 3, whose translation MGPCRCLLFALLAVALHAQQQQFMEYVERRLTLLEERISQWHDQSSRYSTELRDFKNQVLGMLETAEKEREAMRSEAESAAVRVDRLEREVDYLETQNPAPPCVEVDETLMEKQVATAKQRKNEKYTKLTDCSDTIASVRAMKILKRFGSTSGLWTKDAAGSSEKIYVFDGTANDTVYVFPRMREFTLFSATRKATRIKLPYPWVGTGHLIYNGHLYYIRQQGPFQVIKFNLANKTVVDSSVFPAEEQIPVFGLSPFTYIEIAADEEGLWAIYATKEDEKNICLAKLDPTSLDIEQMWDTPCPRENAEAAFVVCGALHVVYNTRLPSRSRVQCVFDVSGTLAPEDASLVYFPKRYGSHSSMKYSPQERQIYAWDDGYQIIYRMEMKKKLQV comes from the exons ATGGGgccctgccgctgcctgctCTTTGCGCTCCTCGCCGTGGCCCTGCacgcccagcagcagcagttcatgGAGTACGTGGAGCGACGTCTCACCCTCCTGGAG GAGAGGATCTCGCAGTGGCATGACCAGAGCAGTCGCTACTCCACGGAGCTGCGAGACTTCAAGAACCAGGTGCTGGGGATGCTTGAGACAGCGGAGAAGGAGCGGGAGGCGATGCGGTCGGAGGCAGAGAGCGCAGCGGTGCGCGTGGACCGGCTGGAGCGGGAGGTGGACTACCTGGAGACACAGAACCCTGCACCGCCCTGCGTGGAGGTGGACGAGACATTGATGGAGAAGCAGGTGGCCACggcaaagcagaggaagaacGAGAAGTACACGAAGCTGACAG ACTGCAGCGACACCATCGCAAGTGTCAGAGCCATGAAGATCCTGAAGCGTTTCGGCAGCACCTCAGGGCTCTGGACCAAGGACGCCGCAGGGAGCTCTGAGAAGATCTATGTCTTCGATGGCACTGCCAATGACACTGTGTACGTCTTCCCCCGCATGCGGGAGTTCACCCTCTTCTCTGCCACCCGCAAGGCTACCCGCATCAAGCTGCCCTACCCTTGGGTGGGCACTGGGCACCTCATCTACAATGGGCACCTCTACTACATCCGCCAGCAGGGCCCCTTCCAGGTGATCAAGTTCAACCTGGCCAACAAGACAGTGGTGGACAGCTCAGTGTTCCCAGCCGaggagcagatccctgtctttgGGCTCTCCCCCTTCACCTACATCGAGATAGCAGCTGATGAGGAGGGGCTCTGGGCCATCTATGCCACCAAGGAGGATGAGAAGAACATATGCCTGGCCAAGCTGGACCCCACCTCGCTGGACATAGAGCAGATGTGGGACACGCCGTGCCCGCGGGAGAACGCCGAGGCTGCCTTCGTGGTGTGCGGGGCGCTGCACGTGGTGTACAACACGCGGCTGCCCAGCCGCTCCCGCGTGCAGTGCGTCTTCGACGTCAGCGGCACCCTGGCCCCCGAGGACGCCTCCCTCGTCTACTTCCCCAAGCGCTACGGCTCCCACTCCAGCATGAAGTACAgcccccaggagaggcagatcTATGCCTGGGATGATGGCTACCAGATCATCTACCGcatggagatgaagaagaagcTGCAGGTCTGA